The Salmonella enterica subsp. houtenae serovar Houten genome has a segment encoding these proteins:
- the ybhk gene encoding protein YbhK, protein MRNRTLADLDRVVALGGGHGLGRVLSSLSSLGSRLTGIVTTTDNGGSTGRIRRSEGGIAWGDMRNCLNQLITEPSVASAMFEYRFGGNGELSGHNLGNLMLKALDHLSVRPLEAINLIRNLLKVDAQLIPMSELPVDLMAIDAYGHEIYGEVNIDQLATPPQELMLTPNVPATREAVQAINDADLILIGPGSFYTSLMPGLLLDELAQALRRTPAPMVYIGNLGRELSLPAASLTLVDKLAMMEQYIGKKVIDAVVVGPKVNVSAVNDRVVIQEVLEASDIPYRHDRQLLHNALEKALQALG, encoded by the coding sequence ATGCGCAATCGTACGCTGGCTGACCTGGATCGTGTCGTCGCCCTCGGCGGAGGGCATGGATTAGGACGCGTCCTCTCCTCGCTTTCTTCATTAGGTTCACGCCTGACCGGTATTGTTACTACCACGGATAACGGAGGGTCAACAGGCCGTATTCGCCGTTCGGAAGGCGGGATCGCCTGGGGCGATATGCGCAACTGTCTGAACCAGTTAATTACCGAACCCAGCGTCGCGTCCGCCATGTTTGAGTATCGTTTTGGCGGTAATGGCGAACTTTCAGGCCATAACCTCGGAAATTTGATGTTAAAGGCGTTAGATCACCTGAGCGTGCGGCCTCTGGAAGCGATCAATCTAATTCGTAATTTGCTTAAAGTGGACGCGCAGCTGATCCCGATGTCGGAATTGCCGGTAGACCTGATGGCGATTGACGCATACGGGCATGAGATTTACGGCGAGGTGAATATCGATCAGTTAGCGACGCCGCCGCAGGAGCTCATGTTAACGCCAAATGTGCCGGCGACGCGGGAAGCGGTACAGGCCATTAATGACGCGGATTTGATTCTGATTGGCCCTGGCAGTTTTTATACCAGCCTGATGCCTGGCCTGCTGCTGGATGAACTGGCGCAGGCGCTGCGGCGCACCCCGGCGCCAATGGTGTACATCGGCAATCTGGGCCGCGAACTGAGTCTGCCCGCCGCCAGTTTAACGCTGGTCGATAAGCTGGCGATGATGGAACAATACATTGGCAAAAAGGTTATTGACGCGGTGGTGGTTGGGCCGAAAGTCAATGTCAGCGCGGTTAACGATCGGGTGGTGATTCAGGAAGTGCTGGAGGCCAGCGATATTCCCTATCGCCACGATCGTCAGTTATTACACAATGCGCTGGAAAAAGCGCTACAGGCGTTGGGTTAA
- the moaB gene encoding molybdenum cofactor biosynthesis protein B yields MSQVSAEFIPTRIAILTVSSRRGEEDDTSGHYLRDSAQEAGHEVVAKAIVKENRYAIRAQISAWIASDEVQVVLMTGGTGLTEGDQAPEALLPLFDREVEGFGEVFRMLSFEEIGTATLQSRAVAGVANNTLIFAMPGSTKACRTAWENIIAPQLDARTRPCNFHPHLKK; encoded by the coding sequence ATGAGTCAGGTCAGCGCTGAATTTATCCCGACCCGCATCGCTATTCTTACTGTTTCCAGCCGACGCGGCGAAGAAGACGATACCTCCGGTCATTATCTGCGTGATTCGGCGCAGGAGGCCGGGCATGAAGTGGTGGCAAAAGCCATCGTTAAAGAGAACCGTTACGCGATTCGCGCCCAGATTTCCGCCTGGATCGCCAGCGATGAGGTGCAGGTCGTATTGATGACTGGCGGGACCGGTTTGACCGAAGGCGATCAGGCGCCGGAAGCGCTGTTGCCGCTGTTCGATCGTGAAGTGGAAGGATTTGGCGAAGTGTTTCGAATGCTCTCGTTTGAAGAGATAGGCACCGCAACCCTGCAGTCGCGCGCGGTAGCTGGCGTGGCGAATAACACTTTGATTTTCGCCATGCCGGGCTCAACAAAAGCGTGCAGAACCGCATGGGAGAATATCATTGCGCCGCAGCTGGATGCCCGTACGCGGCCATGTAATTTTCATCCTCATTTAAAGAAATAA
- the moaC gene encoding molybdenum cofactor biosynthesis protein C, which translates to MSQLTHINAAGEAHMVDVSAKAETVREARAEAFVTMRSETLAMILDGKHHKGDVFATARIAGIQAAKRTWELIPLCHPLLLSKVEVQLQAEPEHHRVRIESLCRLTGKTGVEMEALTAASVAALTIYDMCKAVQKDMVIGPVRLLAKSGGKSGDFKVDAHD; encoded by the coding sequence ATGTCGCAATTAACCCATATAAACGCCGCTGGCGAAGCGCACATGGTGGACGTTTCCGCTAAAGCGGAAACCGTTCGTGAAGCGCGGGCGGAAGCATTCGTTACCATGCGTAGCGAGACGCTGGCGATGATTCTTGACGGCAAACATCACAAGGGAGACGTTTTCGCAACCGCCCGTATTGCCGGTATTCAGGCCGCCAAACGGACCTGGGAGCTGATCCCGCTGTGCCATCCGTTACTGCTAAGTAAAGTGGAGGTTCAGCTTCAGGCCGAGCCGGAGCATCACCGCGTGCGTATTGAATCTCTGTGCCGCCTGACCGGTAAAACCGGCGTCGAAATGGAAGCGTTAACCGCGGCGTCCGTCGCCGCGTTAACCATCTACGACATGTGCAAAGCGGTACAAAAAGATATGGTAATTGGTCCGGTGCGTCTGCTGGCGAAAAGCGGCGGCAAATCAGGGGATTTTAAGGTGGATGCGCATGATTAA
- the moaD gene encoding molybdopterin converting factor subunit 1, whose amino-acid sequence MIKVLFFAQVRELTGTDSLDLPADFSTVESLRQHLAAKSERWALALEDGKLLAAVNQTLVSFDHPLAAGDEVAFFPPVTGG is encoded by the coding sequence ATGATTAAGGTGCTTTTCTTCGCCCAGGTTCGTGAGCTTACAGGAACTGACTCACTGGATCTTCCAGCAGATTTTTCCACCGTTGAGTCGCTGCGACAGCATCTGGCGGCAAAGAGCGAGCGTTGGGCGCTGGCGCTGGAAGACGGCAAGCTGTTGGCGGCGGTCAATCAGACACTGGTAAGCTTTGACCATCCGCTGGCGGCGGGCGATGAAGTGGCTTTTTTCCCGCCGGTCACGGGAGGCTAA
- the ybhL gene encoding membrane protein translates to MDRFPQSDSIVQARSGLQTYMAQVYGWMTVGLLLTAFIAWYAANTPAVMMFVFSSKITFFGLIIAQLALVFVLSGLVHKLSAGMATTLFMLYSALTGLTLSSIFIVYTYSSIASTFVVTGGMFGVMSLYGYTTKRDLSGFGNMLFMALIGIVLASLVNFWLKSEALMWVITYIGVVVFVGLTAYDTQKLKNIGEQIDTRDSANLRKYSILGALTLYLDFINLFLMLLRIFGNRR, encoded by the coding sequence ATGGACAGATTCCCACAATCTGATTCAATAGTGCAGGCGCGGTCCGGCCTGCAGACCTATATGGCGCAAGTGTATGGCTGGATGACGGTCGGACTGTTACTGACCGCGTTTATCGCGTGGTACGCGGCTAATACGCCAGCCGTCATGATGTTTGTCTTTTCCAGTAAGATCACCTTCTTTGGGTTAATCATTGCTCAGCTTGCGCTGGTGTTTGTTCTGTCGGGACTGGTGCATAAGCTTAGCGCCGGAATGGCGACTACGCTGTTTATGCTCTATTCGGCGCTAACCGGATTGACGTTATCCAGTATTTTTATCGTTTACACCTACTCCTCTATCGCCAGTACGTTTGTGGTGACGGGGGGAATGTTTGGCGTCATGAGCCTGTACGGGTATACCACTAAACGCGATCTTAGCGGTTTCGGTAATATGCTTTTTATGGCGCTTATTGGTATCGTGCTGGCGTCTCTGGTCAATTTCTGGCTGAAGAGTGAAGCGCTGATGTGGGTGATAACCTATATTGGGGTGGTTGTGTTTGTCGGTCTGACTGCCTATGACACGCAGAAACTGAAAAATATCGGTGAGCAAATAGATACCCGCGATAGCGCTAATCTGCGTAAGTATTCGATTCTCGGCGCGTTAACGCTGTACCTGGACTTTATTAACCTGTTCCTGATGTTACTGCGTATTTTTGGTAATCGTCGCTAA
- the SBOV07371 gene encoding molybdopterin converting factor, subunit 2 has translation MCETRIVVGPAPFSVGEAYPWLAARDEDGAVVTFTGKVRNHNLGDSVKALTLEHYPGMTEKALAEIVAEARSRWPLGRVTVIHRVGELWPGDEIVFVGVTSAHRSSAFDAGQFIMDYLKTRAPFWKREATPEGERWVEARDSDQQSAKRW, from the coding sequence ATGTGTGAAACGCGAATTGTAGTCGGCCCTGCGCCGTTTAGCGTTGGGGAGGCGTATCCCTGGCTGGCGGCGCGCGACGAAGACGGCGCGGTCGTCACCTTTACCGGAAAAGTGCGCAATCATAACCTGGGCGATAGCGTTAAGGCGCTGACGCTGGAGCATTATCCTGGCATGACTGAGAAAGCTCTGGCGGAGATTGTCGCTGAGGCGCGTTCCCGCTGGCCGCTGGGTCGGGTAACGGTGATTCATCGCGTTGGCGAATTATGGCCGGGCGATGAGATTGTGTTTGTCGGCGTCACCAGCGCGCACCGCAGTAGCGCGTTCGACGCCGGTCAGTTCATTATGGATTATCTGAAAACCCGCGCGCCGTTCTGGAAGCGTGAAGCTACGCCGGAAGGTGAACGCTGGGTTGAAGCGCGCGACAGCGACCAGCAGTCGGCAAAACGTTGGTAG